A single region of the Anser cygnoides isolate HZ-2024a breed goose chromosome W, Taihu_goose_T2T_genome, whole genome shotgun sequence genome encodes:
- the LOC136788591 gene encoding dynein axonemal assembly factor 3-like: MTSGGDGAWSHVQFVAKGRGLAVSVVRGRGLAVSVARGRGLPRRYRCQGNRVPRNAWGRAPGAFLALPLVPLPEPEPEPAGGGGLPGTGRSSHGGRLGGGAGHGVLVGAVPRPRPPPAPPGYRRRGRGAARGHGGRAAPPPDGSSGPPGPPRTLTLFVAEQRPEAVARQLLFLLLATEGCTGHRARAVALLELLGSSRLRSATAELLTGAAGRLRRWLTAGTGPVPAEVELMKSRERDAVEAVLRGWGQRGQPRGDRDRDREPPAWERRLRRLHGARYDAREALADWDLRMGLHQRGATTVSPAEFGRWRESGVAFVPRGGGRHPQPHPAERPLGPARAELGYWGDVVAGPFLAFGLTSDDPRLLRTRNGAPEKTATEISVANVTALLRELLAGGG, translated from the exons GGAGCGTGGTCCCACGTGCAGTTCGTTGCTAAGGGGCGTGGTCTCGCGGTGTCCGTTGTTAGGGGGCGTGGTCTCGCGGTGTCCGTTGCtagggggcgtggcctcccaCGCCGTTACCGTTGCCAAGGAAACCGCGTCCCTCGCAACGCCTGGGGGCGGGCCCCCGGCGCCTTTCTCGCTCTCCCATTGGTCCCGCTGCCCGAACCGGAACCGGaaccggcggggggggggggcctgccCGGTACCGGGCGCTCCAGCCATGGCGGCCGGCTTGGCGGAGGGGCTGGGCACGGCGTGCTGGTGGGGGCTGTCCCCCGCCCTCGACCTCCGCCAGCACC TCCCGGATACCGACGGCGAGGCCGTGGCGCTGCTCGTGGGCACGGCGGACGGGCGGCACCTCCTCCGGACGGCAGCTCGGGCccgccggggcccccccgcaCCCTCACC CTCTTTGTGGCCGAGCAGCGCCCCGAGGCCGTGGCCCggcagctcctcttcctcctcctggccacCGAAGGCTGCACCGGGCACCGAG CCCGGGCCGTcgccctgctggagctgctgggctccagCCGCCTCCGCTCCGCCACCGCCGAGCTCCTGACGGGGGCCGCCGGGAGGCTCCGCCGGTGGCTCACGGCCGGTACCGGGCCGGTCCCCGCCGAGGTGGAGCTGATgaag AGCCGGGAGCGGGACGCGGTGGAAGCggtgctgaggggctgggggcagcgggggcagccccggggggaccgggaccgggaccgggagcCCCCGGCCTGGGAGCGGCGCCTGCGGCGGCTGCACGGGGCTCGCTACGACGCCCGGGAGGCGCTGGCGGACTGGGACCTGCGCATGGGGCTGCACCAgcggggg gccaccACCGTGTCCCCGGCCGAATTCGGGCGCTGGCGCGAGAGCGGCGTCGCCTTcgtcccccgggggggggggcgacatCCCCAACCCCACCCTGCAGAGCGGCCGCTTGGCCCGGCCC GAGCCGAGCTGGGCTACTGGGGCGACGTCGTGGCCGGGCCCTTCCTCGCCTTCGGCCTCACCAGCGACGACCCCCGGCTGCTGCGCACCCGCAACGGAGCCCCcgagaag ACGGCGACGGAGATCTCGGTGGCCAACGTGACGGCgctgctgcgggagctgctCGCTgggggaggatga
- the LOC136788662 gene encoding LOW QUALITY PROTEIN: troponin I, cardiac muscle-like (The sequence of the model RefSeq protein was modified relative to this genomic sequence to represent the inferred CDS: inserted 1 base in 1 codon) — translation PQLPKSSANYRAYAVEPHAKRKPKISASRKLQLKTLLLQRAKRELEREEQERAGEKQRHLGELCPPXQLEGLSAAQLQELCRELHARVARVDEERYDMGTRVSKNVAEMEELRRRVAGGRFVRPALRRVRLSADAMMAALLGSKHRVGTDLRAGLRQVRKDDAEKESREVGDWRKNVDALSGMEGRKKKFEAPGGPRPEGPPQHPSTTSTGFQHLPASSTFITRPPPPPQKNNLPPPRRAPPPK, via the exons ccgcagctgcCCAAATCGTCCGCCAACTACCGGGCGTACGCCGTGGAGCCGCACGCCAag agaaAACCCAAGATCTCAGCCTCCCGCAAGCTGCAGCtcaag acgctgctgctgcagcgagccaagcgggagctggagcgggaggagcaggagcgggCGGGGGAGAAGCAGCGGCACCTGGGGGAGCTCTGCCCCC CGCAGCTCGAGGGGCTCAGCGCGGcccagctgcag gagctgtgccGCGAGCTGCACGCCCGCGTGGCGCGGGTGGACGAGGAGCGCTACGACATGGGCACGCGCGTCAGCAAGAACGTGGCCGAG ATGGAGGAGCTGCGGCGCCGCGTGGCCGGGGGCCGCTTCGTGCGCCCCGCGCTGCGCCGCGTGCGGCTGTCGGCGGACGCGATGATGGCGGCGCTGCTGGGCTCCAAGCACCGTGTGGGCACCGACCTGCGCGCCGGCCTGCGCCAGGTCCGCAAGGACGACGCCGAGAAG GAGAGCCGGGAGGTCGGCGACTGGCGCAAGAACGTGGACGCGCTGAGCGGGATGGAGGGGCGCAAGAAGAAGTTCGaggcgccgggggggccccggcctGAGGG gcccccgcagcaccccagcaccaccagcaccggCTTCCAGCACCTCCCGGCTTCCAGCACCTTTATtacacgtccccccccccccccccaaaaaaataactTACCCCCCCctcgccgtgcccccccccccaaataa